A stretch of the Lactuca sativa cultivar Salinas chromosome 9, Lsat_Salinas_v11, whole genome shotgun sequence genome encodes the following:
- the LOC111878699 gene encoding probable E3 ubiquitin-protein ligase ZFP1, producing MDVDLDTLPPILLYLDDTPIRAYIFYHIDFVELEDHSVPDHDTVLRGLQNYHPIHYPYEWLLYENGAVIVNYDDINEYYIRQPQSSSSTAAFQTMSETERHIDEYDEVSFIQVAINESFEQAANNVPCSGLTKKLISENLQVTKYCEEEEEEEGELCVVCQVEFESNERVAVLPCKHRYHPRCITQWLVRQNVCPVCKGQGLSV from the coding sequence ATGGATGTCGATCTTGATACGCTTCCCCCAATCTTGTTGTACCTCGATGACACCCCTATACGTGCCTATATTTTCTACCATATTGATTTTGTAGAACTTGAAGACCATTCTGTACCCGATCATGATACTGTCCTTCGAGGCTTGCAAAATTATCATCCTATTCACTACCCGTATGAATGGTTACTATATGAAAACGGGGCTGTTATTGTTAACTATGACGACATCAATGAGTATTATATTCGTCAACCACAATCATCTTCCTCCACCGCTGCCTTCCAAACCATGTCTGAAACTGAAAGACATATCGACGAGTATGATGAAGTTTCTTTTATACAAGTAGCCATCAACGAGAGCTTTGAACAAGCAGCAAATAACGTGCCATGCAGTGGATTGACCAAGAAACTCATCTCCGAGAACCTACAAGTAACCAAGtattgtgaagaagaagaagaggaagaaggtgAGCTTTGTGTAGTATGCCAAGTTGAATTCGAGAGCAATGAGAGAGTAGCGGTGCTTCCATGCAAACATCGATATCACCCAAGATGCATCACACAATGGTTGGTTCGGCAAAATGTGTGCCCTGTTTGTAAGGGTCAAGGTTTATCTGTATAG